The Altererythrobacter sp. CAU 1644 genome has a window encoding:
- a CDS encoding UPF0262 family protein yields MADNHRIAHISLDEETIIWRNADVEQERRVAIFDLIEENCFKPVRSVERGAGGPYRLGLSVQDGRLVMAISDEGEQLLEQLIIGLARFRRPIREYFAICDSYYQAIRKATPAEIETIDMARRGIHNNAAELLMERLEGKVELDFPTARRLFTLICVLHIKG; encoded by the coding sequence ATGGCCGACAATCATCGCATCGCGCATATCTCGCTCGACGAGGAAACGATCATCTGGCGCAATGCCGATGTCGAGCAGGAACGGCGCGTGGCGATCTTCGACCTGATCGAGGAAAACTGCTTCAAGCCGGTGCGCAGTGTCGAGCGTGGCGCCGGCGGTCCCTATCGCCTCGGCCTCTCGGTGCAGGACGGCAGGCTGGTAATGGCAATCAGCGACGAGGGCGAACAACTGCTCGAGCAGTTGATCATCGGCCTTGCCCGCTTTCGTCGCCCGATCCGCGAGTATTTCGCGATCTGCGACAGCTATTACCAGGCCATTCGCAAGGCCACCCCGGCCGAGATCGAGACGATCGACATGGCGCGGCGGGGAATACACAACAATGCCGCCGAGCTGCTGATGGAACGCCTGGAAGGCAAGGTGGAGCTAGACTTTCCGACCGCGCGGCGGCTTTTCACGCTCATTTGCGTGCTGCATATCAAGGGCTGA
- a CDS encoding glycoside hydrolase family 25 protein, with the protein MARRKSSLGRKWRLYLVATFALALLAGALWYWWDMQRWAPDEASYPEQGAYVTDLNGLVGFETVRALGGQFVYLRASEGAAAKDARFARNVAAAARAGLKVGALHLFDPCASADAQSANFVTMVPRDADLLPPAITLSGTGESCPEPVSSARVESELMTFINQVEMHAGKQAILKIYPDFEAYYRLAVQIERDLWLVRDRIAPDYGGRPWLLWSANAKRATEASEEKLEWVVVQP; encoded by the coding sequence ATGGCACGCAGGAAATCCAGCCTAGGGCGCAAGTGGCGCCTCTATCTTGTCGCAACGTTCGCGCTGGCGCTGCTGGCCGGGGCGCTGTGGTATTGGTGGGACATGCAGCGCTGGGCACCGGACGAGGCGTCGTACCCGGAACAGGGCGCCTATGTGACCGATCTAAACGGCCTGGTGGGGTTCGAAACGGTTCGCGCGCTCGGCGGGCAGTTCGTCTATCTGCGCGCGAGCGAAGGTGCAGCAGCCAAGGATGCGCGTTTCGCGCGCAATGTCGCGGCGGCGGCGCGCGCGGGACTGAAGGTCGGCGCGTTGCACCTGTTCGATCCCTGCGCCAGCGCCGATGCGCAATCGGCCAATTTCGTGACGATGGTGCCGCGCGATGCAGACCTGCTGCCGCCCGCAATCACCTTGAGCGGAACGGGAGAATCCTGCCCGGAGCCGGTCAGCAGTGCGCGGGTCGAGAGCGAGCTGATGACCTTCATCAACCAGGTTGAAATGCATGCCGGCAAACAGGCCATCCTCAAGATCTATCCGGATTTCGAGGCGTATTATCGTTTGGCCGTGCAGATCGAGCGCGATCTGTGGCTCGTGCGCGACCGGATCGCGCCCGATTATGGCGGGCGGCCCTGGCTGCTATGGTCGGCCAACGCCAAGCGCGCTACGGAAGCGTCGGAAGAGAAGCTCGAATGGGTGGTGGTGCAACCGTGA
- a CDS encoding cytidine deaminase, giving the protein MSKDNNRDSLIAAARAALDNSYSPYSSFRVGAALRFADGTVVTGTNIENASYGLALCAETVAVAKAMDEGHRGGLEEVAVIGDTAAPITPCGRCRQVLNELAELGGTDPVVWCAGEEEVVQTRLSDLLPRAFGPASLG; this is encoded by the coding sequence ATGAGCAAAGACAACAATCGCGACAGCCTGATTGCCGCGGCCCGGGCGGCGCTCGACAACAGCTACTCACCCTATTCGTCGTTTCGCGTGGGCGCGGCGCTGCGCTTTGCCGATGGCACGGTGGTAACCGGGACCAATATCGAGAACGCCAGCTATGGGCTTGCGCTTTGCGCCGAGACCGTTGCTGTGGCCAAGGCCATGGATGAGGGCCATCGCGGCGGGCTGGAGGAAGTCGCCGTGATCGGCGACACTGCCGCACCGATCACGCCCTGCGGCCGGTGCCGTCAGGTGCTGAACGAACTGGCAGAACTTGGCGGGACGGATCCGGTCGTGTGGTGCGCGGGCGAGGAGGAAGTCGTGCAGACCAGGCTGTCCGACCTCCTCCCGCGCGCATTCGGCCCGGCCAGCCTCGGCTGA
- a CDS encoding ArsI/CadI family heavy metal resistance metalloenzyme, whose amino-acid sequence MKRLHVHVAVKDLDHSIGFYSTLFAAEPTVVKPDYAKWMLDDPRVNFAISQRADHGVSHLGIQVEDQAELAEVYDRLQAAEGPILDEGATTCCYARSMKQWISDPQGVTWETFLTTGDAVDYGKGPDFTAMTADAA is encoded by the coding sequence ATGAAACGATTGCACGTCCATGTCGCGGTCAAGGATCTCGACCATTCGATCGGGTTCTATTCGACCCTGTTCGCCGCCGAACCCACCGTCGTGAAGCCGGACTACGCCAAATGGATGCTCGACGACCCGCGCGTGAATTTCGCCATCTCGCAGCGCGCCGACCATGGCGTGTCCCACCTCGGAATCCAGGTCGAGGACCAGGCGGAACTCGCCGAAGTCTATGACCGTCTGCAGGCGGCCGAAGGCCCGATCCTCGATGAAGGTGCGACCACCTGCTGCTATGCCCGCTCGATGAAACAATGGATCAGCGATCCGCAGGGCGTGACGTGGGAAACCTTCCTCACCACCGGCGACGCGGTCGATTACGGCAAGGGTCCCGATTTCACCGCGATGACAGCCGACGCCGCCTGA
- a CDS encoding ArsR/SmtB family transcription factor, with translation MNDAAAIASLSALAQDNRLAAFRRLVRAGERGMSAGAIAEALGMAPSSLSFHLAQLSEAGLVTQERQHRTIIYRADYSAIYSLVGYLLENCCEADGCGAAALEALEQAS, from the coding sequence GTGAACGACGCTGCGGCCATCGCCTCGCTCTCTGCCCTCGCGCAGGATAACCGGCTGGCGGCATTTCGCCGGCTGGTGCGCGCGGGCGAGCGGGGCATGTCGGCCGGCGCCATCGCCGAAGCGCTCGGCATGGCGCCAAGCTCGCTGTCGTTCCACCTCGCCCAGCTGTCCGAGGCCGGCCTGGTGACGCAGGAACGGCAGCACCGCACCATTATCTATCGCGCCGACTATTCCGCGATTTATTCGCTGGTCGGCTATCTTCTCGAAAACTGCTGCGAGGCCGATGGCTGCGGCGCCGCAGCGCTCGAAGCACTGGAGCAAGCATCATGA